The Cryptococcus decagattii chromosome 1, complete sequence genome includes a region encoding these proteins:
- a CDS encoding chitin deacetylase, with protein MYGHLSLSALSLLAVVAAAPFQESWLQPRDSPVSQLFRRAAPDPNASDYLTHYPNPGSTPNVSTIPQAWLDKLATVQLPNVSVATASGQVPTYPNNEDDGDPNICSFTTQCVEPEDLFSPPGEKIWALSFDDGPTDVSPGLYDFLAQNNISSKATHFMIGGNVVTSPQSVLIAVKAGGHLAVHTWSHPYMTTLTNEQVVGELGWTMQALADLNGGRIPKFWRPPYGDVDNRVRAIAKGVFNLETVLWDEDTNDWAITDEPNQYTVASVEAYFDTLVTGNRTQGLLLLEHELDNNTVEVFETEYPKAIANGWIVKNVADAFNMEWYLNSGKGNDDTVTTMSVGGTLPTAAPTNTSTSVASATATSSASVTDSAGVSIASAASSGSSSSWAIAERPSLFVIACGLVFAATVV; from the exons ATGTACGGTCATTTATCTCTTTCTGCCCTTTCCTTGCTTGCAGTGGTGGCCGCCGCTCCGTTCCAGGAGTCATGGCTTCAGCCTAGAGATTCTCCTGTCTCACAGTTATTCAGACGAGCTGCTCCTGATCCCAACGCCAGTG ATTATTTGACTCACTATCCAAACCCTGGGTCCACTCCGAATGTCAGCACCATTCCTCAGGCTTGGTTGGATAAACTCGCTACCGTGCAGTTGCCAAATGTTTCGGTAGCCACAGCTAGTGGCCAAGTTCCTACTTACCCTAACAATGAGGACGATGGTGACCCGAACATTTgttctttcaccactcaATGCGTCGAACCCGAAGACCTGTTCTCCCCCCCCGGTGAGAAGATATGGGCC CTTTCCTTCGACGATGGACCCACAGACGTCAGTCCTGGTCTTTACGACTTTCTGGCTCAGAACAACATATCTTCCAAGGCGACTCATTTCATGATCGGTGGTAACGTTGTAACTTC CCCACAATCAGTCCTCATCGCCGTTAAAGCTGGAGGTCACCTCGCCGTCCACACTTGGTCCCATCCTTATA TGACAACTCTCACCAACGAGCAGGTCGTAGGGGAGCTCGGTTGGACCATGCAAGCACTTGCCGATCTCAATGGTGGTCGAATCCCCAAATTCTGGAGACCCCCTTATGGAGACGTTGACAACCGTGTTCGAGCTATTGCAAAAGGAGTATTTAACCTGGAAACTGTTCTTTGGGATGAGG ACACCAATGATTGGGCTATTACCGATGAGCCAAACCAGTACACTGTCGCGAGCGTTGAAGCTTACTTCGACACTTTGGTCACTGGCAATCGAACACAAGGCCTTCTGCTCTTGGAACATGAGTTGGATAACAACACTGTTGAAGTCTTCGAGACAGAGTACCCCAAGGCAATAGCTAATGGATGGATCGTCAAAAATGTGGCCGACGCTTTCAACATGGAGTGGTACCTGAACTCTGGCAAGGGTAATGACGACACGGTCACAACTATGTCTGTTGGCGGTACTCTGCCCACCGCCGCCCCAACCAATACTTCTACCTCAGTCGCTTCCGCCACTGCAACCTCGAGTGCTTCCGTCACGGACTCAGCTGGCGTGTCGATTGCCTCTGCGGCCAGCTCCggatcatcttcttcgtgGGCCATTGCTGAGAGGCCTTCTCTTTTCGTCATCGCATGCGGCCTTGTCTTTGCTGCTACAGTGGTCTAA
- a CDS encoding arginine biosynthesis bifunctional protein ArgJ, mitochondrial — protein MPPSIPAPSALARAIPSLARAASTSATKSPPSKEHHIHSYSPEVLPLGYAVASTHASVKKKAGALDLGILVSTTDKPASAAACLTRNVFKAAPVTVTTELLQSGGGRARGFIVNSGCANAVTGKKGLEDAWEMSNTVTSQLPPGQPGIGTLVMSTGVIGQHLPITSIVSKIPELVRSLDDSPKSWLDLSKAFMTTDTFPKLRAKSFKLGERLVRIAGIDKGAGMIAPSMGPPQPPHATLLGVIATDAAISPSALQSALNYAVDRSFNNITVDGDMSTNDSIICLANGAAGKLDAQGRETAEAMEEITEDGNPEEYKVFREELRSFAEELAQLVVRDGEGATKFVTIRVKNAPSYETAQAVAKSIANSSLFKTAMYGEDANWGRILCAVGYTPTAQAIIPNRVSVSFIPSTNIPDSTPLRLLTNGEPEANIDEGRASVILAEEDLEVEVDLGDGHEEAKVWTCDFSHEYVTINGSYRS, from the exons ATGCCTCCGAGTATCCCAGCCCCGTCAGCGTTGGCAAGAGCCATTCCCTCCTTGGCTCGCGCCGCATCTACATCAGCCACCAAATCCCCGCCTTCCAAAGAACATCATATCCACTCGTACTCCCCGGAAGTACTCCCCTTAGGCTATGCTGTGGCTTCGACCCATGCCTCCGTCAAAAAGAAGGCAGGGGCCCTTGACCTTGGTATACTTGTTTCTACCACAGATAAGCCTGCATCTGCGGCGGCCTGTTTGACAAGGAATGTGTTCAAAGCCGCGCCAGTGACAGTGACCACTGAGCTTTTGCAATCCGGCGGTGGACGAGCTAGGGGCTTTATTGTCAATTCCGGTTGTGCTAATGCGGTCACCGGCAAGAAAGGCCTCGAAGATGCCTGGGAGATGTCCAATACTGTAACTTCCCAGCTCCCGCCTGGTCAGCCTGGAATAGGGACATTGGTGATGTCTACAGGCGTCATTGGTCAACACCTTCCCATAACATCAATTGTTTCCAAGATCCCTGAGCTTGTGCGATCCCTTGATGATTCGCCCAAATCGTGGCTCGACCTTTCCAAGGCGTTCATGACCACAGATACATTCCCCAAATTACGCGCCAAGTCATTTAAGCTTGGTGAACGCCTGGTGCGCATAGCCGGTATCGATAAAGGAGCCGGTATGATCGCTCCCTCCATGGGACCGCCTCAGCCGCCTCATGCTACCCTACTTGGTGTGATTGCTACCGATGCTGCCATTAGCCCTTCCGCTCTGCAGTCTGCGCTAAATTATGCTGTCGACAGAAGCTTCAACAACATCACTGTTGACGGTGATATGAGTACTAATGATTCAATCATCTGTCTTGCCAATGGGGCAGCCGGTAAGCTTGACGCTCAGGGTCGTGAGACAGCTGAAGCTATGGAGGAAATCACTGAAGATGGAAATCCCGAAGAGTACAAGGTTTTCAGAGAAGAGCTGAGGTCTTTTGCTGAGGAGCTGGCTCAGCTGGTCGTTAGGGACGGTGAAGGCGCGACTAAATTCGTAACCATTCGCGTCAAG AACGCTCCTTCGTACGAAACTGCCCAAGCTGTCGCCAAGAGCATCGCGAATTCATCTTTGTTCAAGACGGCTATGTATGGAGAAG ATGCCAATTGGGGTCGTATTCTCTGTGCTGT CGGTTATACTCCTACTGCGCAAGCAATTATTCCTAACCGGGTCTCCGTCTCTTTTATTCCCTCTACCAATATTCCCGACTCCACGCCCCTTCGCTTGCTTACCAATGGTGAGCCTGAAGCCAATATAGATGAAGGCCGCGCCAGCGTGATTCTAGCGGAGGAGGATCTGGAAGTTGAGGTGGATTTGGGTGATGGTCACGAAGAAGCTAAAGTTTGGACCTGTGATTTCTCCCAT GAATATGTGACAATCAATGGCAGT TACCGAAGTTAA
- a CDS encoding DNA-directed RNA polymerase II subunit RPB2, which produces MDAADDYPLASQPLDDGFTYDPDYDYTQQTAPKNDEDEEKYDVDDDEPISQEDYWTVINSFFEEKGLVRQQLESFNEFIENTMQEIVDDHSRLTLDQFTQYTGVAGDETRRYEISFGQIYLARVNHTEMDGRTNMLFPQERTLTASGVDDPVEADWQPAVGDDGEVESAEEEKTSIGKVPVMVRSNFCLLHGLPDDQCHEIGECPYDQGGYFIISGSEKVLIAQERMATNHVFVFLKAAPARFTYFAEINSQKEKGGRVANHTEVRMYARASGTTGGVIRVSLPYTKVDIPLVVVFRALGIVPDRDVLSHVCFGAEDEALLEMLQPSIEESFAVQDRDTALDFIGRRGQHEKAPRAQRQRAAFDILHKEFLPHVSTAEGFESKKAYFLGYMVHRLCMAALGRKELDDRDHFGNKRLDLAGPLMAEMFNVVFGKLREDMYRYLKKCVEQNKEFALNMAIRPNTVTDGLKYALATGNWGKRDNTRAGVSQVLNRYTFASTLSHLRRTNTPIGRDSKAAKPRQLHNTHWGMVCPAETPEGSACGLVKNLALMSYISVGSYSAPVMEFLEEWGLEDLSEYQDAPTATKVFVNGVWMGIHRDTPTLHNNLLQMRRGGQLKYEVSIVRDIRERELRLYTDAGRVCRPLFIVDQPTQTLRLKRDHIDRIDQMADEGLLSGAWDKLLSEGIVEYVDAAEEETILIAMTPEDLVNARTAHSKQELVRDRAAHNLESFDPAARIKSTVWSQQYTHMEIHPSMILGVCASIVPFPDHNQSPRNTYQSAMGKQAMGVCLTNYQLRMDTMVNVLYYPQKPLATTRSMEYLKFSELPAGQNAIVAIMCYSGYNQEDSVIMNQSSIDRGLFRSLYFRSYTDTEKMKGMVKAETIEKPDRNETLRMKHGTSDRYAKLDVDGLVAPGTNVNGDDILIGKTAPLPEDSEELGQRTQLHTKRDISTPLKSTEQGVVDQVMLSTNGEGNMFVKIRVRSTRVPQIGDKFASRHGQKGTIGITYRQEDMPFTAEGLVPDIIINPHAIPSRMTIGHLVECLLSKVSTLTGAEGDATPFTELTVEAVSKVLRAKGYQSRGFEVLYHGHTGRKLQAQVYFGPTYYQRLKHMVDDKIHARARGPLQILTRQPVEGRSRDGGLRFGEMERDCMISHGIAGFLKERMYDSSDAFRIHVCDICGLMAVANLKKQEFYCSVCRNSTQISQVYIPYAAKLLFQELQAMNIACRMYGETD; this is translated from the exons ATGGATGCAG CAGACGACTATCCGCTTGCATCCCAGCCCCTCGATGATGGCTTCACATACGATCCGGATTACGATTACACTCAGCAGACGGCTCCAAAGAacgacgaggatgaagagaagtACGACgttgacgatgatgagccCATTAGTCAGGAGGATTACTGGACTGTTATCAATTCGTTCTTTGAGGAAAAGGGTCTTGTTCGTCAGCAGCTCGAATCTTTCAACGAGTTCATCGAAAACACCATGCAAGAGATAGTGGATGATCATTCGAGGTTAACTTTGGACCAATTCACACAATATACCGGCGTTGCAGGTGACGAAACA AGACGATACGAAATTTCCTTTGGTCAAATCTACTTGGCCAGGGTCAATCATACGGAAATGGATGGTAGAACTAATATGCTGTTCCCGCAAGAA AGGACCTTGACAGCATCCGGGGTTGATGACCCTGTGGAAGCTGATTGGCAGCCTGCCGTGGGCGACGACGGTGAGGTGGAAAGtgctgaggaagaaaagacatCAATCGGCAAAGTACCTGTCATGGTTCGCTCCAACTTCTGTCTCCTGCATGGTCTTCCTGACGACCAGTGTCATGAGATTGGAGAATGCCCTTACGATCAAGGCGGTTATTTTATTATCTCTGGTTCCGAGAAGGTCTTGATTGCGCAGGAGAGAATGGCCACAAACCATGTTTTCGTGTTCCTAAAAGCGGCTCCTGCGAGATTCACCTATTTTGCGGAAATCAACTCTcagaaagaaaagggtgGGCGGGTGGCGAATCATACAGAAGTCAGAATGTACGCAAGGGCATCCGGAACAACTGGTGGCGTCATTCGTGTATCGCTCCCGTATACCAAAGTCGACATCCCCCTCGTTGTGGTCTTTCGAGCGTTGGGTATTGTGCCCGATAGAGACGTTCTCAGCCATGTCTGCTTTGGCGCCGAAGATGAAGCGCTTCTTGAAATGCTTCAACCCAGCATTGAAGAATCTTTTGCTGTACAAGACCGTGACACTGCTCTCGACTTTATCGGTCGTCGTGGTCAACATGAAAAGGCCCCTCGAGCCCAGCGGCAACGTGCAGCCTTTGATATCCTTCACAAAGAGTTTTTGCCACACGTGTCTACTGCCGAAGGATTTGAGTCCAAGAAGGCGTACTTCCTGGGCTACATGGTGCATAGGCTATGTATGGCGGCACTAGGAAGAAAGGAGTTGGATGACAGAGATCATTTTGGGAATAAAAGGTTGGATCTTGCAGGGCCATTGATGGCGGAGATGTTCAATGTGGTGTTCGGGAAATTGAGAGAAGACATGTACAGATATCTGAAAAAG TGTGTCGAGCAAAATAAGGAGTTTGCCCTTAACATGGCCATTCGCCCTAACACGGTTACCGACGGTCTCAAATACGCTCTTGCTACAGGCAATTGGGGTAAGCGGGACAATACTCGAGCAGGTGTATCGCAAGTTCTCAATAGATATACTTTTGCTTCTACCCTCTCCCATTTACGGCGTACTAACACGCCCATCGGGCGCGACTCAAAGGCCGCTAAACCACGTCAACTTCACAACACCCATTGGGGCATGGTTTGTCCTGCCGAGACGCCTGAAGGCTCCGCGTGTGGTCTTGTCAAGAATCTCGCACTTATGTCTTACATTTCAGTAGGGTCTTATTCGGCTCCAGTTATGGAATTTTTGGAAGAATGGGGTCTGGAAGATCTTTCAGAATATCAAGATGCGCCCACTGCGACGAAAGTATTTGTCAATGGTGTTTGGATGGGTATCCATCGAGACACACCCACCTTGCACAACAACCTCTTGCAAATGCGCCGTGGTGGTCAGCTCAAATACGAAGTCAGTATCGTTCGAGATATCAGAGAGAGAGAGCTACGCTTGTACACAGATGCGGGACGTGTCTGTAGACCGCTTTTCATTGTCGACCAGCCAACGCAGACATTGCGGCTCAAACGTGACCACATTGACAGGATCGACCAGATGGCCGACGAGGGTCTTTTGTCAGGAGCGTGGGACAAGCTATTATCCGAGGGCATTGTCGAATATGTGGACGCAGCTGAGGAGGAGACCATATTAATAGCCATGACGCCTGAAGATCTTGTGAACGCTCGTACTGCACACAGCAAGCAAGAGCTTGTAAGGGATAGGGCAGCCCACAATCTTGAATCCTTTGATCCGGCGGCTCGTATCAAGAGTACGGTGTGGAGCCAGCAGTATACCCACATGGAGATTCATCCGAGTATGATTCTTGGCGTCTGTGCTAGTATCGTTCCTTTCCCCGACCATAACCAATCTCCTCGAAATACTTATCAGTCCGCGATGGGCAAACAAGCCATGGGCGTCTGCCTCACCAACTATCAGCTTCGTATGGATACTATGGTCAATGTGCTGTATTATCCTCAAAAACCACTTGCCACTACTCGTTCAATGGAGTATCTCAAATTCTCTGAGCTTCCTGCTGGTCAAAACGCAATTGTTGCCATCATGTGTTATTCTGGTTACAATCAAGAAGACTCTGTAATTATGAACCAGTCATCAATCGACCGCGGTCTTTTCCGATCGTTGTACTTCCGTTCCTACACTGATacagagaagatgaagggtATGGTCAAGGCAGAGACAATTGAGAAACCGGACAGGAATGAGACATTACGAATGAAGCATGGAACCAGCGATCGGTACGCCAAACTTGACGTCGATGGCCTTGTTGCTCCGGGAACAAACGTCAACGGTGATGATATTCTCATTGGCAAAACTGCACCTTTGCCTGAAGACAGCGAGGAGCTTGGTCAAAGGACTCAACTTCACACAAAGCGAGATATATCTACACCGCTGAAAAGCACGGAGCAGGGCGTTGTTGACCAGGTCATGCTGAGTACCAACGGAGAAGGTAACATGTTTGTCAAAATTCGTGTGAGATCTACAAGAGTGCCGCAAATAGGAGACAAGTTTGCTTCCCGACACGGTCAGAAAGGTACTATCGGTATCACCTATCGCCAAGAAGACATGCCGTTTACAGCGGAAGGTCTTGTTCCCGATATTATCATCAATCCACATGCTATTCCTTCCCGAATGACTATTGGCCATTTGGTTGAATGTCTTTTATCAAAAGTGTCAACTCTAACTGGAGCTGAAGGAGACGCTACTCCCTTCACGGAGCTGACTGTCGAAGCCGTTTCCAAAGTTCTGCGAGCGAAAGGGTACCAGTCTCGTGGTTTTGAAGTTCTTTATCATGGTCATACGGGGAGAAAACTCCAGGCCCAGGTCTACTTTGGACCTACCTACTATCAAAGACTAAAGCATATGGTGGATGATAAGATCCACGCTCGAGCACGTGGACCCTTGCAAATTTTAACAAGACAGCCAGTAGAAGGTAGAAGTAGAGACGGTGGTCTGCGATTTGGTGAAATGGAG AGAGACTGCATGATTTCGCATGGTATCGCTGGATTTttgaaggaaaggatgTACG ATTCTTCCGATGCGTTCAGAATACATGTGTGCGACATCTGTGGTCTCATGGCTGTTGCCAATCTCAAAAAACAAGAGTTCTACTGCTCTGTCTGCAGGAACAGTACGCAGATCTCCCAGGTGTACATCCCGTATGCAGCCAAATTGCTGTTCCAAGAA TTACAAGCCATGAACATTGCATGTCGAATGTATGGGGAGACAGATTGA
- a CDS encoding calcium-translocating P-type ATPase, PMCA-type — MSRGNPPPVIITTDSDSPPRHDDRPSTPPRIGRPTPTLIIPGSPSSESSQPESSQGNDPFRLSPNARLYPPSSGHSPAPSYSSALTPPSPTLTSSSSVHFSDELPTPSSPDAKTSLTLRENQPDAQSGMESLQTVDEGESQRRHRRGWSIGTWSSAAPTTDGHSMKKPLIRTATAEASEAGDDRDNANKKAKKGKKGKKDREEPPSAHLDPDKDKTDPTPFREKPSRLAMLVDPKSLDDLEKIGGIDGLLEGLGVDRAKGLAVGTEEGNVGTGAPRSSADMPGGNGPQWRASMDQRRKIYGHNDLPHRKSKSLLALMWLAFKDKVLILLSVAAIVSLALGLYQDLGTPPKIIYNDECPDGCEEAQVDWVEGVAIVVAIVIVVLVGSINDWQKERQFKKLNEKREDRTVKVIRGGNEMVINVKDVVVGDVCMLEPGEIIPVDGIFLRGHNVRCDESGATGESDAIKKFSYDECIKERDNLQSGQKLKKDCFLISGAKILEGVGEYVVIAVGQTSFHGRIMMAMRGDADETPLQIKLNHLAELIAKLGGASGLLLFCALMIRFFVQLKTDPDRSADDKAQSFIQILIIAVTLVVVAVPEGLPLAVTLALAFATKRMTKQNLLVRVLGSCETMANATVVCTDKTGTLTQNEMTVVAGSLGVHGKFVKNLSENASRSNANEGEGDSIRDDFSFDMDQMNDYASSSLQTLFNEAICINSTAFEDKNEDGKVNFVGSKTETALLRFAKDMEWPNYRHIRESAEIVQMIPFSSELKAMGVVVRKGDTYRLYLKGASEVLSKNCIKHIVVDQDGKDDDGIKTAEFDDDTVDNVSKTIVFYANQSLRTIALCYRDFKSWPPAGTEKNEADEVPYETIAKDMTLIAITGIEDPLRPGVKEAVEKCQMAGVAVKMCTGDNVLTARSIGSQCGIFTSGGVVMEGPVFRKLSDSERLEVAPRLQILARSSPEDKRLLVKTLKSMGEVVGVTGDGTNDGPALKLANVGFAMGIAGTEVAKEASDIILMDDAFQNIVLAIMWGRCVNDSVKKFLQFQISVNITAVFITFISAVASSNEESVLSAVQLLWVNLIMDTFAALALATDPATESSLERKPDKKNAPLITVEMFKMIMVQAIYQIIVCLVLHFAGLKILGLENNDQNNTELGALVFNCFVFCQIFNQLNCRRLDRKLNVLEGFWRNWYFIVIFLIMVGGQIMIIEVGGAAFQVTRLYGRDWGITLVIGALSLPIGALVRLTPTEPLARLLIKLHIYADPNKLPEHSPDAEEQLYSYNPALNKVKDNLSTYAHIRGGRLRASSMVAKSRSAQLRDADIQLPSLLTMVPTVIAGTVGAGAHWVTVRGPAEESAVEADR; from the exons ATGTCCCGCGGCAATCCCCCGCCGGTCATCATCACCACAGATTCAGACTCCCCTCCGCGCCACGACGACCGCCCTTCCACCCCGCCTCGCATAGGGCGGCCCACCCCGACCCTTATCATTCCTGGCAGTCCATCTTCCGAGTCGTCCCAGCCGGAATCCTCCCAAGGCAATGACCCCTTCCGTCTTTCGCCCAACGCCAGGCTCTATCCTCCAAGCAGCGGTCATTCTCCGGCTCCGTCGTATTCTTCCGCTCTCACCCCGCCCTCCCCGACTTTGACTAGCTCATCTTCCGTCCATTTTTCTGATGAACTGCCTACGCCCTCTTCCCCCGACGCGAAGACTTCACTTACCTTGAGAGAAAATCAGCCGGACGCTCAGTCTGGTATGGAAAGTCTTCAGACGGTAGATGAAGGTGAATCCCAAAGAAGACATAGGCGTGGATGGTCAATTGGGACTTGGTCTAGTGCTGCCCCCACGACAGACGGCCACTCCATGAAGAAGCCTTTGATACGAACAGCAACTGCTGAAGCCAGCGAGGCAGGCGACGATAGAGATAATGCCAACAAAAAGGCGAAAAAGggcaagaaagggaagaaagataGAGAAGAGCCTCCTTCAGCACATCTCGACCCCGATAAAGATAAAACAGATCCGACACCCTTCCGTGAAAAGCCTTCTCGCTTGGCCATGCTTGTTGATCCCAAGTCTTTAGACGATTTGGAAAAGATTGGCGGTATTGACGGTCTGTTGGAAGGACTAGGAGTCGATAGAGCAAAAGGATTGGCAGTGGGGACAGAAGAGGGGAATGTAGGGACAGGTGCTCCCCGGAGTTCGGCTGACATGCCTGGCGGGAACGGGCCGCAATGGAGAGCTAGTATGGACCAGAGGCGTAAAATCTACGGGCATAACGATCTTCCTCATAGAAAAAGTAAAAGTTTACTGGCTCTTATGTGGCTTGCTTTTAAAGACAAAGTTTTG ATTCTCTTATCGGTTGCTGCCATCGTCTCTTTAGCCCTAGGTCTTTATCAAGATCTCGGTACTCCTCCCAAAATTATTTATAACGACGAATGTCCTGATGGCTGCGAAGAAGCTCAAGTCGATTGGGTAGAAGGTGTCGCTATCGTCGTGGCGATTGTCATCGTCGTCCTTGTCGGATCCATCAATGACTGGCAGAAAGAGCGTCAGTTCAAGAAACTGAATGAAAAACGGGAGGATCGTACGGTCAAGGTCATTAGAGGAGGCAATGAGATGGTCATTAATGTCAAAGACGTTGTTGTCGGAGACGTTTGTATGCTGGAGCCTGGGGAAATAATCCCCGTTGATGGCATCTTCCTTCGAGGACATAATGTCAGGTGTGACGAGTCTGGCGCTACCGGTGAATCAGATGCGATAAAAAAATTCTCCTACGATGAGTGTATCAAGGAAAGAGATAACCTTCAGTCCGGTCAAAAACTGAAAAAAGACTGTTTCCTCATCTCCGGTGCCAAAATCCTTGAAGGAGTGGGAGAGTACGTTGTCATTGCCGTTGGTCAAACGAGTTTTCATGGTCGTATCATGATGG CCATGCGAGGTGACGCTGACGAGACTCCGCTTCAAATAAAACTTAATCATCTTGCCGAACTCATCGCCAAACTTGGTGGCGCGTCGggtctccttcttttttgtgCCTTGATGATTCGATTCTTCGTCCAACTTAAAACCGATCCCGATAGATCAGCCGATGATAAGGCACAGTCTTTCATCCAGATTTTGATCATTGCGGTCACACTGGTTGTCGTCGCTGTACCTGAAGGTTTACCTCTAGCTGTGACGTTAGCATTGGCGTTTGCAACCAAGCGAATGACAAAGCAGAACCTTTTGGTTAGAGTACTCGGATCGTGCGAGACCATGGCCAATGCTACCGTGGTCTGCACTGATAAAACTG GGACTCTTACACAAAACGAGATGACAGTCGTCGCTGGCTCTCTTGGTGTCCATGGTAAATTTGTCAAAAACTTATCCGAAAATGCCTCTCGTTCCAATGCcaatgaaggagaaggcgaCAGCATCCGTGATGATTTCTCCTTTGACATGGATCAAATGAACGACTAtgcttcatcatccctTCAAACATTGTTCAATGAAGCGATCTGCATCAATTCTACCGCGTTTGAGGACAAGaatgaggatggaaaggtGAACTTTGTCGGCAGCAAAACCGAGACTGCATTGCTGCGCTTCGCCAAAGACATGGAATGGCCCAATTATAGGCACATCAGAGAATCTGCTGAAATCGTTCAAATGATACCATTCAGTTCTGAGCTCAAAGCTATGGGCGTTGTTGTCAGAAAAGGTGACACATATCGACTATACCTGAAAGGAGCCAGTGAGGTCTTGAGTAAGAACTGTATCAAGCATATCGTGGTAGATCAAGATGGCAAGGATGACGATGGTATCAAGACCGCTGAATTCGACGATGACACCGTGGACAACGTTTCCAAGACTATCGTCTTTTACGCCAATCAATCTCTTCGTACAATCGCCCTTTGTTACCGCGATTTCAAATCTTGGCCGCCCGCAGGCACTGAGAAGAACGAGGCAGATGAGGTACCGTACGAGACGATTGCGAAGGATATGACTCTCATTGCCATAACTGGTATTGAAGATCCGCTTCGACCGGGTGTGAAGGAGGCGGTAGAGAAATGCCAAATGGCAGGCGTGGCTGTGAAAATGTGCACTGGCGACAATGTTTTAACGGCGCGATCCATTGGTTCACAATGTGGTATATTCACCTCCGGAGGCGTGGTCATGGAAGGCCCGGTCTTCAGAAAG CTGTCGGATTCAGAACGTTTGGAAGTTGCTCCTCGTCTCCAAATTCTAGCTCGGTCATCTCCTGAAGACAAACGGCTTCTAGTTAAGACATTAAAAAGTATGGGCGAAGTCGTTGGTGTAACTGGTGATGGTACCAACGATGGTCCTGCGCTAAAGCTTGCGAATGTCGGGTTTGCGATGGGTATTGC CGGGACTGAGGTTGCCAAGGAAGCATCTGACATCATCCTCATGGATGATGCATTCCAGAATATAGTCCTAGCCATTATGTGGGGTAGGTGTGTTAATGACTCAGTCAAGAAGTTCCTGCAGTTCCAAATTTCTGTGAATATCACGGCGGTCTTCATCACATTTATTTCTGCTGTCGCATCGTCCAACGAAGAGTCTGTCTTATCTGCTGTTCAACTTCTTTGGGTCAACCTGATCATGGATACCTTTGCCGCCCTGGCTCTTGCCACCGATCCTGCGACTGAATCGTCCCTTGAGCGCAAACCGGACAAGAAGAATGCTCCTCTCATAACCGTGGAGATGTTCAAAATGATCATGGTTCAAGCTATCTATCAAATCATTGTATGCCTCGTGCTGCATTTCGCTGGTCTGAAAATTCTGGGCCTAGAGAACAATGATCAAAACAACACAGAACTTGGAGCGTTAGTTTTCAACTGCTTTGTCTTTTGTCAAATTT TCAACCAATTGAATTGTCGTCGGCTCGATCGCAAACTCAATGTTCTCGAAGGATTCTGGCGCAATTGGTACTTCAttgtcatcttcttgatca TGGTCGGTGGCCAAATAATGATCATTGAAGTCGGTGGGGCCGCGTTTCAGGTCACCCGGCTTTATGGTCGTGATTGGGGAATCACCCTTGTCATCGGTGCACTCTCTCTTCCAATTGGCGCCCTCGTTCGTTTGACCCCCACAGAGCCACTTGCCCGACTTCTTATCAAACTGCACATATATGCGGACCCGAACAAGCTTCCTGAGCATTCTCCTGACGCGGAGGAACAGCTGTACTCTTATAATCCAGCTCTGAACAAGGTGAAAGATAATCTTTCGACCTACGCTCACATTCGAGGTGGTAGGCTGCGGGCCAGTTCAATGGTGGCAAAAAGTAGAAGCGCTCAGCTGCGTGATGCAGATATCCAACT CCCATCACTCCTCACTATGGTGCCTACAGTGATTGCGGGTACAGTGGGCGCTGGTGCGCATTGGGTAACTGTTAGGGGCCCAGCAGAAGAATCCGCGGTGGAGGCAGACAGATAG